In Campylobacter sp. MIT 12-8780, the genomic window AGCCCAGCTTTATTGCGTTTGATGGCTCTTGCTAGAGCTTTCATTGCCTTATCTTGTCCTATGACGCTTTGTTTTAAATGCTCTTCAACTTGTAGAAACTTTTGCTTTTCAGAAGTCAGCATTTTTTGCACGCTTATGCCTGTCCATTTACTTAAAATTCCAGCAACTAAATCTTCATCAACTTGATTTTTAAGCAAAACCCCAGCCTCGCTCATAGCGCGCCATTTTTCATCATAGTCTTTTACCTCTTTTTCAAGGGCTGGAATTTTGCCATATTCTAGCTCGGCTGCCTTTTGAAACTCGCCTTTAGCTTTAGCTAAACTTGCTTCATTTTTAAGAGTATCGATTTCCTTTTTCTTTTCACTGATGGCATTAAACACAGCCTTTTCATTTTCAAAACGTGAATTAAGCTCTTTTTGCTTTTCTTTGAGATTGGCTAGCTCTTTTTCTATCTCAGCAAGCCTTTTTTCATTTTTATCCTGCCCTTCCATTTTCAAGGCTTCATTTTCCACCTCTAAAGTTTCTATTTCTTTTCGCACTTTTCTTAAAGAGCTTGGCTCGCTTTCTATTTGCATTTTAAGTTCAGCTGCAGCCTCATCTATAAGATCAATAGCCTTATCAGGTAAAAAGCGATCTGCAATATAGCGCTTTGAAAGCTTTGCAGCCGCAACTAAAGCTGAATCGCTAATGCGGACATTATGATGAATTTCAAGCTTTTCTTTTATACCTCTAAGCATGGCTAAAGCTTCATTGACACTTGGCTCACTCACGCTAACTGGTTGAAATCTTCTTTGTAAGGCTGCGTCTTTTTCAAAATACTTGCGGTATTCTTTTAAAGTCGTTGCACCTATGGTGTGAAGCTCGCCTCTTGCAAGGGCTGGTTTTAAGATATTTGCAGCGTCCATACTGCCCTCACTTGCCCCAGCGCCTACTATGGTGTGAATTTCATCGATAAATAAAATGATATTTTCATTTTTAATCACCTCATTAACCACAGACTTCAGCCTATCTTCAAACTCGCCTCTATACTTTGCTCCAGCGATTAAAGCACTCATATCAAGGGCGATGAGCTTTTTATTTTGAAGGCTAGTTGGCACATCTTTTGAGATTATCCTTTGAGCTAAGGCTTCTACTATGGCAGTTTTGCCAACTCCGGGTTCTCCTAGTAAGATAGGATTATTTTTGGTTTTGCGTATGAGAATTTGCATGAGCCTTTCTATCTCTTCTTCACGTCCAATGACTGGGTCAAGCTTGCCCTCGCTTGCTTTTAAGGTAAGATCAATGCCAAATTTATTTAAGGCATCAAGGGTTTCATCGCTTGTTTTGCTCTCTATCTTTCGCCCTGCTCTTAAGCTTTCAAGCTCTTTTTTAAACTCGCTTAAAGCAAGAAATTTACTTAGAATTTCTTTAATAGGACTTGTCTCACTTGCATTAAAAAGCCAAGTATCAACAGCTAAATAACTATCCCCCCAAGCACTCATCAAGCCCTTAGCCTGCTCTAAAGAATTAATAAACTCACTTGAAAAACGCAAATTCTCACGATTTACATTAGAAGAAGTGGCTAAACTTGCTATCTTGCTTTTGATCTCAAGCTGCACGGCTTCTTTTGAGACATTCATTTTATTAAACACTTGATTTAAAAGACTGGTGCTATCAACACTCAAAGCCCAAAAAAGATGCAAAGGCACAACTTCAGTATTTTTAGCATGGATAGCCAAAGAAGCTGCACTTTCAACATTTGCCAACATAGAATCAGTTAAAAAATCTTGTAAATTTGCCATTTTTTACTCCTTTATATCATGAATTTCAAGCCAGATAAAAGACTTTGCAAATCCAGCCAAAAATTCAAACTTTATATAAAGTGCATTATATAACTTTAGTCTAGTTTTGTCAAGTTTTTTGAGTAAAAATTTTAAATTTTATGAAAAAATAAAAAATTAAATTTGAACTTTCATTTTTTTTGATATAATATTTTTTAAAAAAGCCTCTAATCAAAGCTAAGATAATAAGGAAAATCAATGTTTCACATAGTCTTTAATGCTGATGAAAATTATATAAAATATTGCGCTGTTTTAATGACAAGTATAATCAAAAACACTGATACTTCCAAGAAATTTAAAGATTTTTTTGATGAAGAAGCTTTAAATTCAGCTATGGGGGGGGGCACTGCACCGATAAAGAAAATTCAAATATAACTTATAAGCTCTTAAATTATGAAAATTTAAGTGAAGAGGAAAAAACTGAGGGCTATATTTTTCACATCTTAACAGACTTTATTTCAAATTCCACTAGAAAAAAACTTAATGAACTCCAAGACGAATTGAGTAAAATTTACCCATGCAAAATATGCATATACTTCATGAATAATGAAAAATTTAAAGATTGTGCTAGAGTTCATGCTGCAAAACATACTTCTGCAACTTATTATAAAATGGCAATATCTTCAACATTATCAAATGACATAAAAACTTGTCTTTATCTTGATATAGATATGCTTGTTATTGCAGATTTAAGAGAATTTTTTCATATTGACCTAAAAGATAACGCTATAGCTAGTGTTTTGGACTATAAAGGTTCAAATCATAATGTACTTACTGCAAAAAATCAAAATTTAGCAGACATGCCCCTAAACACAAATGAAAGTTATTTTAATACAGGAATGATGCTTCTTAATTTAGCATTTTGGAGAACAAATCAACTTGAAAAAAAATGCTTTTATTTATGCAAAAACTATATCCCAAGGTGGGCAGAACAATGTATCATTAACAAAGCTGCACAGGACAAAAACATAAAACTACCTCTAAAATTTAACTTTTTTGACTCAAATTTTCTTGAACTTGAAACTTTGGATGATAATAAATACAACAATAGAATTTTATATACAAAAAGCGAATATGAAAACTCTATGAAAAGTATTAAAGTTGTCCATTTTATATCCTATAAACCATGGAATACAATTTTTGATTCTCAATGGGATTTGAATTTAATGCAAGAAATCATATCTTTAGAACAATCATGGTGGAACACTGCCTTGACAACACCTATCTTCAAAGATGAGCTTCTTGGACTAAAATTTACACTTAAAGACAAAGAATTTCAAAATTATGTAAATCGCATCACACAACTTTTTATACAAAAACAAGGTGAAATTAAAGAGCTCCAAATTCAAATCTCAAATTTAAATCAAACCATTACTAAACTTGAAAATGAAAACAAAACCTTGCAAAATGAGATTATAAGTCTAAAACAAACAAAAGGAGCAGCTTTAAGAGTGCAAAATCAACTTGCCTATAAATTAGGAACTACTCTTATGTCATACTCAAAATCAAAATTTTTCTATCTTAATCCTAAATTTTATCTTACTTTGCTCAGTATCAAATCAAAGCATAAAAAGTCTAAAAAGGCTTATGAAAATTTAATCTTTTCAAATCCTAGTTTTAAACTACCCTTGCTTGAAACTTATGCTGATTATGATGAGGCTTTAAAGGTGCAGAACTTTTTTTCTTATAGACTTGGACTTGAATTTATAAAAGCGAGTAAAACTTGGTATAAGGGTGGATTGGTAAAATTTTATTTTAAAGCAAAGAAATTAAAAAAGGAGTTTAAAAAGAAAAAAGTGTAAAATACTAATGTATCTATTGCCTTATTTCTCGTAATAACTCGCAAACTTACTTCACAAAACTATCAATGGCTTTTTCAAGTTCTTCAACTCGCTTCATATCGCCTTCTTCTATGGCGTGGATTATGCAGTGGCTTAAGTGTTCTTTTAAGATAGCTTTGCCGGTATTATTGATCTCGCCTCTTACTGCGGCAAGTTGTATAAGCACTTCAGAGCAATCCTTGCCATTTTCTATCATCTTTTTAATACTTTCTAAATGCCCTATACTCTTGCTTAAGCGGTTAATCATCGCCCTATCATGCCCTTTAGAATGAGTATGCATTATGCTTGTCCTTAAAATTTAAAAGTTTTTAAAGTATTTTAGCTTAAAATCGCATTCTTTTTAAAGATATTTACGATTTTTTAAAGAAATTTGATTAAAATAAAGCTTTTGAATTTAAGAAAAAATGGGAGTTTATTTTGAAAATTAAAGCAGTTTTGATGAATATATTAGGCTTTGCAAGCACCTTGTTGATTTGTTTTTTTCTTGTAAGTCAAGCTGGTGCAAAGCCAAACGAGCCTTATAGCAAGGATCAAGTGCAAAAACGCCTTGATGCTTTAGAAAAATACACAAAAACCCTTGCCATAGTCGAGCAATACTATGTTGATGATGAAAATATCAGCGATTTGATCGACAAGTCCCTTTCTGGCTTGCTTTCTAATCTTGATGCGCACTCTTCTTTTCTCAACGAAAAGGACTTTCAAGACTTAAAAATCCAAACAAGTGGTGAATTTGGCGGACTTGGCATAAGCGTGGGTATGAAAGATGGGGTTTTAAGCGTTATCGCTCCGATTGAGGGCACACCAGCTGATAAGGCTGGTATAAAAGCTGGCGATGTGATTTTAAGGATAGATGGCGAAGCGACTTTGGGAATGAACCTTAATGACGCCGTTGATAAGATGCGAGGTAAGCCAAAAAGCACGATTAACATTACTATTTACCGAAAAGGTGGCGAAAAGCCTTTTGATATAAAGCTTACAAGAGAGATTATTAAGATAGAAAGCGTGTATTCAAAGCTTATTGAAAACGAGGACATACTCTATCTTAGAGTAACAAACTTTGATAAAAAAGTCAGCGAAGAAGCCAAAAAGCAAATCCAAAAAAATCCAAAAATCAAAGGTATAGTTCTTGATCTTAGAAACAACCCGGGCGGGCTTTTAGATCAAGCTGTTGGACTTACAAATTTATTTGTCGATAAAGGCGTGATTGTCTCACAAAAAGGCAAAAATGAAGCTGACAATAGAGAATACCCAGCCGATCCAAGACAAAAGCTTACTGATGTGCCTTTAGTTGTGCTTGTCAATGAAGGTAGTGCAAGTGCAAGCGAGATCGTAAGTGGAGCCTTGCAAGACTTAAAGCGAGCCATCATCATCGGCACAAACACTTTTGGCAAAGGTAGCGTGCAAAGCATTATCCCGCTAAGCAACACCCAAGCTTTGAGGCTAACGGTGGCAAGGTATTATCTTTCAAGTGGGCGCACTATACAAGCAGTGGGCGTTAAACCAGATATTGAGGTTCTAGCTGGTAAAGTCAATGTCGTTGATAATAATTTTAGCATTAAAGAAAGTGATTTAAAACTTCATCTTGAAAGTGAGCTTGAAAAAATTCAGCCAAATGAGAAAAAAACAAATTCAAAAACTGATAAAAATATCATCACTCAAGCTCAAATTTATGATGATGCACAGCTTAAATCAGCCGTTGATGCGATTAAAATCTTAAGTATTAAAGGATAAAATCATGCAAAAAAGAACCCTACTTTATGAAGGAAAAGGCAAAAAGCTTTACACAACAGATGATGAAAATGCTTTAATTAGCGAATTTAAAGATGATCTTACTGCTTTTAATGCTGAAAAAAAAGGTTCTGAACAAGGAAAAGGGGCATTAAATTGTCAAATTTCAACACAAATTTTTAAGCTTTTAGAAAGCAAAGGCATAAAAACTCATCTTATTAAAACCCTAAATGAAAGCGAACAACTCGTGCAAAAATGCCAAATCGTGCCTATAGAAGTCATAGTGCGTAATGTCGCTACTGGCTCACTTACAAAAAGACTTGGCATAAAAGACGGCACAAAACTGCCTTTTGCTTTGGTTGAGTTTTGTTTAAAAGATGATGCACTAGGCGATCCTTTTATCAATGATGAGCATTGCAAGCTTTTAAATTTAGTGCGTGATGAAAAAGATATAGAAAAGATCAAAGACATAGCAAGAAAAATCAATGCCATTTTGCTTGAGTTTTTTGATAGCAAAAACTTGCGTTTAATTGACTTTAAAATCGAGCTTGGTTATAATCCTGAGGGCGAACTTGTTTTAGCTGATGAAATCAGCCCTGATAGCTGTCGTTTTTGGGATAAAGCAACAAATGAAAAGCTTGATAAGGATCGTTTCCGTCAGGATTTAGGTAATGTCAAAATGGCGTATGAAGAAGTTTTAAAACGAATTTTAAGCTAGGAAATATCATGCAAATCATCATTAATATATCTTTAAAAAATGGAGTTTTAGACCCGCAAGGAAAGGCTGTTGAAAAGGCTTTGCACGCTTTGGGCTTTAATGGGGTTAGCGAGGTAAAAATCGCCAAGCAAATCAAACTTGAACTTGATCAAACAAACAAAGAAAAAGCCCTAGAAGAAGCCAAAAAAATGTGCGAGGAGCTTTTAGTCAATTGCGTTATTGAAGATTATGAGATCGTGTTATGAAAGTGGCTATACTTCAGTTTCCAGGGACTAATTGCGAGCATGATACAGCCTATGCTTTTGAGAAAATTGGTGCAAAAACGCAGATCATTTGGCATGAAAAAACTGACTTTGAGGCTGATTTAATCGTGCTTGCTGGGGGATTTTCTTATGGGGATTATCTAAGATCTGGAGCTATTGCGAAGTTTTCACCAGCCATTAAAACCTTGCAAGAGCATATTAAAAAAGGTGGTTTTGTTTTAGGAATTTGCAATGGTTTTCAAATTTTACTTGAACTTGGCGTTTTAAAAGGAGCGATGAAACATAATGAAAGCTTAAGCTTTGTTTCAAAAATGCAAAAACTCAAAATCATCTCAAATGATAATGCTTTTTTAAAAAACTTCCAAAAAGATGAGATTATCAGCCTGCCTATCGCACATGGAGAGGGAAATTTTTACGCTGATGATGATACCTTGCACTACCTTTATGACAAAGATATGGTGCTTTTAAAATATCTTGATAATCCAAACGGATCAAGAGATGATATAGCTGGAATTTGTGATGAGAAAAAACGCATATTTGCCCTTATGCCTCACCCTGAAAGAGCTTGTGAAGGCTTGCTTGGAAGTGAAGTTGGGCTGAAAATGTTTAAAGGCTTTATGTGATGAAAAAACTCCTTTTACTCTGTCTTGCTGTTTTTATAGCTTTTGCTGCTGGTCTTGATGATAAACAAAAACAAATTTATCAAAATATAGCCCCAAGCGATGAAATGGGTAATTACGAAGAAAATATCAAAGACACTTATATAGCGACAAGTTCTTTAGTCTTAAGTGCAAAAGAGTATAAAAAACAATATTTTGTAGGCGAGGTATTTAGCCTAGAACTCAGCGCTAAAACGACTGAAAATACTGAATTTGACTTTGAACTTTCTTTTAACAAAAACAAAGAACTTGTTTTTTTAAATCCAGAGGCAAAATGGCAAAAAAATGGCGATGAATACAACATAAAGCTTTATTTTGAAGCTCAAAACTCAAATGCAAAACTTGAAAGCATAGAAGTCGCGCTAAGTAGAAACAAAGAGGTTTTTCAGCGCTCAAGCCTACTTT contains:
- a CDS encoding metal-sensing transcriptional repressor, yielding MHTHSKGHDRAMINRLSKSIGHLESIKKMIENGKDCSEVLIQLAAVRGEINNTGKAILKEHLSHCIIHAIEEGDMKRVEELEKAIDSFVK
- the purS gene encoding phosphoribosylformylglycinamidine synthase subunit PurS, with the translated sequence MQIIINISLKNGVLDPQGKAVEKALHALGFNGVSEVKIAKQIKLELDQTNKEKALEEAKKMCEELLVNCVIEDYEIVL
- a CDS encoding ATP-dependent Clp protease ATP-binding subunit → MANLQDFLTDSMLANVESAASLAIHAKNTEVVPLHLFWALSVDSTSLLNQVFNKMNVSKEAVQLEIKSKIASLATSSNVNRENLRFSSEFINSLEQAKGLMSAWGDSYLAVDTWLFNASETSPIKEILSKFLALSEFKKELESLRAGRKIESKTSDETLDALNKFGIDLTLKASEGKLDPVIGREEEIERLMQILIRKTKNNPILLGEPGVGKTAIVEALAQRIISKDVPTSLQNKKLIALDMSALIAGAKYRGEFEDRLKSVVNEVIKNENIILFIDEIHTIVGAGASEGSMDAANILKPALARGELHTIGATTLKEYRKYFEKDAALQRRFQPVSVSEPSVNEALAMLRGIKEKLEIHHNVRISDSALVAAAKLSKRYIADRFLPDKAIDLIDEAAAELKMQIESEPSSLRKVRKEIETLEVENEALKMEGQDKNEKRLAEIEKELANLKEKQKELNSRFENEKAVFNAISEKKKEIDTLKNEASLAKAKGEFQKAAELEYGKIPALEKEVKDYDEKWRAMSEAGVLLKNQVDEDLVAGILSKWTGISVQKMLTSEKQKFLQVEEHLKQSVIGQDKAMKALARAIKRNKAGLNDSNKPIGSFLFLGPTGVGKTQSAKALAKFLFDDEKAMIRFDMSEFMEKHSVSRLLGAPPGYVGHEEGGELTEAVRRKPYSVLLFDEVEKAHQDVFNVLLGILDDGRATDSKGVSVDFKNTIIILTSNIASNAIMTLKGEELESAVKTELRKFFKPEFLNRLDDIITFNALGNDEAFEIVKLLFKDLQSSLASKGIEASLSENAALFIAQAGFDPDFGARPLKRAIYDLIEDKLSDMILSDELSLDDKILIDADEKGIVIKKV
- a CDS encoding S41 family peptidase, producing the protein MNILGFASTLLICFFLVSQAGAKPNEPYSKDQVQKRLDALEKYTKTLAIVEQYYVDDENISDLIDKSLSGLLSNLDAHSSFLNEKDFQDLKIQTSGEFGGLGISVGMKDGVLSVIAPIEGTPADKAGIKAGDVILRIDGEATLGMNLNDAVDKMRGKPKSTINITIYRKGGEKPFDIKLTREIIKIESVYSKLIENEDILYLRVTNFDKKVSEEAKKQIQKNPKIKGIVLDLRNNPGGLLDQAVGLTNLFVDKGVIVSQKGKNEADNREYPADPRQKLTDVPLVVLVNEGSASASEIVSGALQDLKRAIIIGTNTFGKGSVQSIIPLSNTQALRLTVARYYLSSGRTIQAVGVKPDIEVLAGKVNVVDNNFSIKESDLKLHLESELEKIQPNEKKTNSKTDKNIITQAQIYDDAQLKSAVDAIKILSIKG
- the purC gene encoding phosphoribosylaminoimidazolesuccinocarboxamide synthase, producing the protein MQKRTLLYEGKGKKLYTTDDENALISEFKDDLTAFNAEKKGSEQGKGALNCQISTQIFKLLESKGIKTHLIKTLNESEQLVQKCQIVPIEVIVRNVATGSLTKRLGIKDGTKLPFALVEFCLKDDALGDPFINDEHCKLLNLVRDEKDIEKIKDIARKINAILLEFFDSKNLRLIDFKIELGYNPEGELVLADEISPDSCRFWDKATNEKLDKDRFRQDLGNVKMAYEEVLKRILS
- the purQ gene encoding phosphoribosylformylglycinamidine synthase subunit PurQ, whose amino-acid sequence is MKVAILQFPGTNCEHDTAYAFEKIGAKTQIIWHEKTDFEADLIVLAGGFSYGDYLRSGAIAKFSPAIKTLQEHIKKGGFVLGICNGFQILLELGVLKGAMKHNESLSFVSKMQKLKIISNDNAFLKNFQKDEIISLPIAHGEGNFYADDDTLHYLYDKDMVLLKYLDNPNGSRDDIAGICDEKKRIFALMPHPERACEGLLGSEVGLKMFKGFM
- a CDS encoding glycosyltransferase family 8 protein; the protein is MLTDFISNSTRKKLNELQDELSKIYPCKICIYFMNNEKFKDCARVHAAKHTSATYYKMAISSTLSNDIKTCLYLDIDMLVIADLREFFHIDLKDNAIASVLDYKGSNHNVLTAKNQNLADMPLNTNESYFNTGMMLLNLAFWRTNQLEKKCFYLCKNYIPRWAEQCIINKAAQDKNIKLPLKFNFFDSNFLELETLDDNKYNNRILYTKSEYENSMKSIKVVHFISYKPWNTIFDSQWDLNLMQEIISLEQSWWNTALTTPIFKDELLGLKFTLKDKEFQNYVNRITQLFIQKQGEIKELQIQISNLNQTITKLENENKTLQNEIISLKQTKGAALRVQNQLAYKLGTTLMSYSKSKFFYLNPKFYLTLLSIKSKHKKSKKAYENLIFSNPSFKLPLLETYADYDEALKVQNFFSYRLGLEFIKASKTWYKGGLVKFYFKAKKLKKEFKKKKV